From a single Granulicella aggregans genomic region:
- a CDS encoding glycosyltransferase, which produces MHESNSIVHGLWIGANLSKLELLTIRSFVEQGHQFILWTYSDIRCPLPMGVTVKDAAEILPADCVFKRSIVDRECGLGVGSCAGFSDLFRYKLLYEHGGYWADMDVTCLRPLDFSTPYLFRSHRLGAVGNLMKCPPASRLMELTYARASRDLNENGDWHFGNRALSTTVRELGLAQYIRDDLGNAESWKEGVKDFIERDTPIPGHFYIIHWLHECWRTLQANAGFYKGYKMAENVPDKNHARPFTTLARLYEEHGL; this is translated from the coding sequence ATGCACGAGTCGAACTCCATTGTCCACGGCCTTTGGATAGGGGCCAACCTATCCAAGCTGGAGTTGCTGACCATTCGTTCGTTTGTGGAACAAGGGCACCAATTCATTCTCTGGACTTATTCCGATATTCGCTGCCCCCTACCCATGGGGGTAACAGTGAAGGATGCCGCTGAGATTCTGCCTGCAGACTGTGTCTTCAAGCGGTCAATCGTGGATCGCGAATGCGGACTGGGGGTTGGAAGCTGCGCCGGGTTCTCCGATCTGTTCCGCTACAAGCTGCTTTACGAGCATGGAGGATATTGGGCTGACATGGACGTAACTTGCCTGAGACCGCTCGACTTCTCCACTCCTTATCTATTTCGGAGCCATCGTCTGGGTGCGGTCGGCAACCTGATGAAGTGTCCGCCGGCGAGCAGGCTTATGGAGCTGACCTATGCGCGAGCGTCCCGCGATCTGAACGAAAACGGCGACTGGCACTTCGGAAATCGCGCCCTGAGCACCACGGTGCGCGAACTTGGATTAGCACAGTACATTCGCGACGATCTCGGTAACGCGGAGTCTTGGAAGGAAGGTGTAAAAGACTTCATAGAGCGAGACACTCCGATTCCCGGGCACTTCTACATTATTCATTGGCTGCATGAGTGCTGGAGAACCTTGCAAGCCAACGCAGGTTTCTACAAGGGATACAAGATGGCAGAGAACGTTCCGGACAAGAATCATGCGCGACCTTTTACGACGCTGGCTCGACTTTACGAGGAGCATGGGCTTTAG